In a single window of the Salmo trutta chromosome 23, fSalTru1.1, whole genome shotgun sequence genome:
- the dpm2 gene encoding dolichol phosphate-mannose biosynthesis regulatory protein: protein MATGTDRAVGMGLVGFSLLLFTYYTIWVIILPFVDSDHVVHQYFLPREYSVILPGIAALILLLCVGTFIGVVTRKNRKPKVD, encoded by the exons ATG GCAACAGGGACAGATCGAGCAGTTGGCATGGGCCTGGTTGGCTTCAGCCTCCTATTGTTTACATACTACACAATCTGGGTCATCATACTG CCCTTCGTGGACAGCGACCATGTGGTCCACCAGTATTTCCTTCCACGGGAGTACTCTGTCATTCTACCTGGGATTGCAGCATTGATACTGCTGCTCTGTGTAG GTACCTTCATTGGAGTGGTCACCAGGAAGAACCGCAAGCCTAAGGTGGACTAA
- the pip5kl1 gene encoding phosphatidylinositol 4-phosphate 5-kinase-like protein 1 isoform X1 encodes MPQAAQVSLRHDCYFQPLVCPAMSYHTSIDRKTNLRGPTGLTCVLVFFCKWHYILMETNSPFSDVAFCRDGCKCWCLSTHSGGCVSSPPQMEMSVGPAGVTRRTGTLKRTMWGGLRQQWKLLGLFEIDQQHEFYSLTSMMKEGLSAAVQTTIDNPPPDELSEDDYRLEVTQIHKDFKMETFAGPVFSSLRRSLGMTEKEYQHSLSSDGSYLQFISNSKSKADFFLTNDKCFFLKTQNKREVKFLLSNLRIYMEHLEKYPHSLLVKFLGVHRINISHRRKKYFIVMQSVFYPDDRINARYDIKGCEVSRWTDPAPEGSQVIVVLKDLNFKGQYITLDQQRPWLLRQVEIDTSFLQRLNVLDYSLLVGHQPLHQDERHQGLSFATLIMRTKKSVITGSSPTHAGMPTVPGVVPEEDSTLSVSEMDGGTGSCSVAESRGGSDPGSALSGRTFTEQPAGSVTDSMVLRDFQAQNRRLLPNFKNPLHVIDGPEHRYFVGIIDIFTVYSFKKRLEHWWKRLRHPGQAFSTVSPTSYCLRLCQWVQDHTK; translated from the exons ATGCCACAGGCAGCCCAGGTCTCTCTACGACACGACTGTTATTTTCAACCTCTGGTTTGCCCAGCAATGAGTTACCACACGTCAATCGATAGGAAGACCAACTTGCGTGGTCCAACTGGTCTTACCTGCGTACTTGTCTTTTTTTGTAAATGGCATTACATTTTAATGGAGACAAACAGCCCTTTTAGTGATGTGGCATTTTGTAGAGATGGTTGCAAGTGCTGGTGCTTGAGCACTCATTCTGGTGGGTGTGTGTCATCCCCACCCCAGATGGAGATGTCTGTGGGTCCGGCGGGGGTGACGCGGAGGACTGGGACATTGAAGAGGACGATGTGGGGGGGCCTGAGGCAGCAGTGGAAGCTACTGGGCCTGTTTGAGATTGACCAGCAGCACGAGTTCTACAGCCTCACCTCTATGATGAAGGAAGGCCTCTCTGCAGCCGTGCAGACCACCATCGACAACCCACCACCG GATGAATTGTCAGAAGATGATTACAGATTGGAAGTCACTCAAATACATAAG gaCTTTAAAATGGAGACATTTGCAGGGCCAGTGTTTTCCAGCTTGCGTCGCTCCCTGGGGATGACAGAAAAGGAGTATCAGCACTCTCTCTCCTCCGATGGCTCATACCTGCAGTTCATCAGCAACTCCAAAAGCAAGGCTGACTTCTTTCTGAC GAACGATAAGTGTTTTTTCTTGAAGACCCAGAATAAGAGAGAGGTGAAATTCCTCTTGTCCAATCTGAGAATCTACATGGAGCACCTAGAGAAGTATCCCCATTCACTGCTGGTCAAGTTCTTAG GTGTCCACAGGATAAACATTTCCCATAGGAGGAAG AAGTACTTTATTGTGATGCAGAGTGTTTTTTACCCTGACGATCGAATCAATGCCAG GTATGACATCAAGGGTTGTGAGGTGAGCCGGTGGACAGACCCTGCCCCTGAGGGTAGCCAGGTTATTGTTGTCCTCAAGGACTTGAATTTCAAGGGCCAGTATATCACTCTGG ACCAGCAGCGGCCGTGGCTGCTCCGGCAGGTGGAGATTGACACGTCGTTCTTGCAGAGACTCAACGTGCTGGACTACAGCCTCCTGGTGGGCCATCAGCCCCTGCACCAGGACGAACGCCACCAGGGCCTCTCCTTTGCCACCCTTATCATGCGCACAAAAAA GTCAGTGATCACTGGCTCAAGCCCCACCCATGCGGGCATGCCCACTGTTCCAGGGGTGGTCCCAGAGGAAGACTCCACCCTGTCGGTGTCAGAGATGGATGGCGGGACAGGAAGTTGCAGCGTTGCCGAGTCACGGGGAGGAAGTGACCCGGGCAGTGCCCTTTCCGGGAGAACCTTTACTGAGCAGCCGGCCGGGTCGGTCACAGATTCGATGGTGCTCAGGGACTTCCAGGCCCAGAACCGACGGCTGCTGCCCAACTTCAAGAACCCACTACACGTCATTGACGGACCGGAGCATCGCTACTTTGTGGGCATCATTGACATCTTCACTGTCTACAGCTTCAAGAAGAGGCTGGAGCATTGGTGGAAGAGACTGCGGCACCCAGGGCAGGCCTTCTCCACCGTCAGCCCCACCTCTTACTGCCTTAGGCTCTGCCAGTGGGTACAGGACCACACCAAGTAG
- the pip5kl1 gene encoding phosphatidylinositol 4-phosphate 5-kinase-like protein 1 isoform X2 — translation MSQTEMEMSVGPAGVTRRTGTLKRTMWGGLRQQWKLLGLFEIDQQHEFYSLTSMMKEGLSAAVQTTIDNPPPDELSEDDYRLEVTQIHKDFKMETFAGPVFSSLRRSLGMTEKEYQHSLSSDGSYLQFISNSKSKADFFLTNDKCFFLKTQNKREVKFLLSNLRIYMEHLEKYPHSLLVKFLGVHRINISHRRKKYFIVMQSVFYPDDRINARYDIKGCEVSRWTDPAPEGSQVIVVLKDLNFKGQYITLDQQRPWLLRQVEIDTSFLQRLNVLDYSLLVGHQPLHQDERHQGLSFATLIMRTKKSVITGSSPTHAGMPTVPGVVPEEDSTLSVSEMDGGTGSCSVAESRGGSDPGSALSGRTFTEQPAGSVTDSMVLRDFQAQNRRLLPNFKNPLHVIDGPEHRYFVGIIDIFTVYSFKKRLEHWWKRLRHPGQAFSTVSPTSYCLRLCQWVQDHTK, via the exons ATGAGCCAAACTGAG ATGGAGATGTCTGTGGGTCCGGCGGGGGTGACGCGGAGGACTGGGACATTGAAGAGGACGATGTGGGGGGGCCTGAGGCAGCAGTGGAAGCTACTGGGCCTGTTTGAGATTGACCAGCAGCACGAGTTCTACAGCCTCACCTCTATGATGAAGGAAGGCCTCTCTGCAGCCGTGCAGACCACCATCGACAACCCACCACCG GATGAATTGTCAGAAGATGATTACAGATTGGAAGTCACTCAAATACATAAG gaCTTTAAAATGGAGACATTTGCAGGGCCAGTGTTTTCCAGCTTGCGTCGCTCCCTGGGGATGACAGAAAAGGAGTATCAGCACTCTCTCTCCTCCGATGGCTCATACCTGCAGTTCATCAGCAACTCCAAAAGCAAGGCTGACTTCTTTCTGAC GAACGATAAGTGTTTTTTCTTGAAGACCCAGAATAAGAGAGAGGTGAAATTCCTCTTGTCCAATCTGAGAATCTACATGGAGCACCTAGAGAAGTATCCCCATTCACTGCTGGTCAAGTTCTTAG GTGTCCACAGGATAAACATTTCCCATAGGAGGAAG AAGTACTTTATTGTGATGCAGAGTGTTTTTTACCCTGACGATCGAATCAATGCCAG GTATGACATCAAGGGTTGTGAGGTGAGCCGGTGGACAGACCCTGCCCCTGAGGGTAGCCAGGTTATTGTTGTCCTCAAGGACTTGAATTTCAAGGGCCAGTATATCACTCTGG ACCAGCAGCGGCCGTGGCTGCTCCGGCAGGTGGAGATTGACACGTCGTTCTTGCAGAGACTCAACGTGCTGGACTACAGCCTCCTGGTGGGCCATCAGCCCCTGCACCAGGACGAACGCCACCAGGGCCTCTCCTTTGCCACCCTTATCATGCGCACAAAAAA GTCAGTGATCACTGGCTCAAGCCCCACCCATGCGGGCATGCCCACTGTTCCAGGGGTGGTCCCAGAGGAAGACTCCACCCTGTCGGTGTCAGAGATGGATGGCGGGACAGGAAGTTGCAGCGTTGCCGAGTCACGGGGAGGAAGTGACCCGGGCAGTGCCCTTTCCGGGAGAACCTTTACTGAGCAGCCGGCCGGGTCGGTCACAGATTCGATGGTGCTCAGGGACTTCCAGGCCCAGAACCGACGGCTGCTGCCCAACTTCAAGAACCCACTACACGTCATTGACGGACCGGAGCATCGCTACTTTGTGGGCATCATTGACATCTTCACTGTCTACAGCTTCAAGAAGAGGCTGGAGCATTGGTGGAAGAGACTGCGGCACCCAGGGCAGGCCTTCTCCACCGTCAGCCCCACCTCTTACTGCCTTAGGCTCTGCCAGTGGGTACAGGACCACACCAAGTAG
- the pip5kl1 gene encoding phosphatidylinositol 4-phosphate 5-kinase-like protein 1 isoform X3 — MPQAAQVSLRHDCYFQPLVCPAMSYHTSIDRKTNLRGPTGLTCVLVFFCKWHYILMETNSPFSDVAFCRDGCKCWCLSTHSGGCVSSPPQMEMSVGPAGVTRRTGTLKRTMWGGLRQQWKLLGLFEIDQQHEFYSLTSMMKEGLSAAVQTTIDNPPPDELSEDDYRLEVTQIHKDFKMETFAGPVFSSLRRSLGMTEKEYQHSLSSDGSYLQFISNSKSKADFFLTNDKCFFLKTQNKREVKFLLSNLRIYMEHLEKYPHSLLVKFLGVHRINISHRRKKYFIVMQSVFYPDDRINARYDIKGCEVSRWTDPAPEGSQVIVVLKDLNFKGQYITLETQRAGLQPPGGPSAPAPGRTPPGPLLCHPYHAHKKVSDHWLKPHPCGHAHCSRGGPRGRLHPVGVRDGWRDRKLQRCRVTGRK; from the exons ATGCCACAGGCAGCCCAGGTCTCTCTACGACACGACTGTTATTTTCAACCTCTGGTTTGCCCAGCAATGAGTTACCACACGTCAATCGATAGGAAGACCAACTTGCGTGGTCCAACTGGTCTTACCTGCGTACTTGTCTTTTTTTGTAAATGGCATTACATTTTAATGGAGACAAACAGCCCTTTTAGTGATGTGGCATTTTGTAGAGATGGTTGCAAGTGCTGGTGCTTGAGCACTCATTCTGGTGGGTGTGTGTCATCCCCACCCCAGATGGAGATGTCTGTGGGTCCGGCGGGGGTGACGCGGAGGACTGGGACATTGAAGAGGACGATGTGGGGGGGCCTGAGGCAGCAGTGGAAGCTACTGGGCCTGTTTGAGATTGACCAGCAGCACGAGTTCTACAGCCTCACCTCTATGATGAAGGAAGGCCTCTCTGCAGCCGTGCAGACCACCATCGACAACCCACCACCG GATGAATTGTCAGAAGATGATTACAGATTGGAAGTCACTCAAATACATAAG gaCTTTAAAATGGAGACATTTGCAGGGCCAGTGTTTTCCAGCTTGCGTCGCTCCCTGGGGATGACAGAAAAGGAGTATCAGCACTCTCTCTCCTCCGATGGCTCATACCTGCAGTTCATCAGCAACTCCAAAAGCAAGGCTGACTTCTTTCTGAC GAACGATAAGTGTTTTTTCTTGAAGACCCAGAATAAGAGAGAGGTGAAATTCCTCTTGTCCAATCTGAGAATCTACATGGAGCACCTAGAGAAGTATCCCCATTCACTGCTGGTCAAGTTCTTAG GTGTCCACAGGATAAACATTTCCCATAGGAGGAAG AAGTACTTTATTGTGATGCAGAGTGTTTTTTACCCTGACGATCGAATCAATGCCAG GTATGACATCAAGGGTTGTGAGGTGAGCCGGTGGACAGACCCTGCCCCTGAGGGTAGCCAGGTTATTGTTGTCCTCAAGGACTTGAATTTCAAGGGCCAGTATATCACTCTGG AGACTCAACGTGCTGGACTACAGCCTCCTGGTGGGCCATCAGCCCCTGCACCAGGACGAACGCCACCAGGGCCTCTCCTTTGCCACCCTTATCATGCGCACAAAAAA GTCAGTGATCACTGGCTCAAGCCCCACCCATGCGGGCATGCCCACTGTTCCAGGGGTGGTCCCAGAGGAAGACTCCACCCTGTCGGTGTCAGAGATGGATGGCGGGACAGGAAGTTGCAGCGTTGCCGAGTCACGGGGAGGAAGTGA
- the pip5kl1 gene encoding phosphatidylinositol 4-phosphate 5-kinase-like protein 1 isoform X4, translating to MEHLEKYPHSLLVKFLGVHRINISHRRKKYFIVMQSVFYPDDRINARYDIKGCEVSRWTDPAPEGSQVIVVLKDLNFKGQYITLDQQRPWLLRQVEIDTSFLQRLNVLDYSLLVGHQPLHQDERHQGLSFATLIMRTKKSVITGSSPTHAGMPTVPGVVPEEDSTLSVSEMDGGTGSCSVAESRGGSDPGSALSGRTFTEQPAGSVTDSMVLRDFQAQNRRLLPNFKNPLHVIDGPEHRYFVGIIDIFTVYSFKKRLEHWWKRLRHPGQAFSTVSPTSYCLRLCQWVQDHTK from the exons ATGGAGCACCTAGAGAAGTATCCCCATTCACTGCTGGTCAAGTTCTTAG GTGTCCACAGGATAAACATTTCCCATAGGAGGAAG AAGTACTTTATTGTGATGCAGAGTGTTTTTTACCCTGACGATCGAATCAATGCCAG GTATGACATCAAGGGTTGTGAGGTGAGCCGGTGGACAGACCCTGCCCCTGAGGGTAGCCAGGTTATTGTTGTCCTCAAGGACTTGAATTTCAAGGGCCAGTATATCACTCTGG ACCAGCAGCGGCCGTGGCTGCTCCGGCAGGTGGAGATTGACACGTCGTTCTTGCAGAGACTCAACGTGCTGGACTACAGCCTCCTGGTGGGCCATCAGCCCCTGCACCAGGACGAACGCCACCAGGGCCTCTCCTTTGCCACCCTTATCATGCGCACAAAAAA GTCAGTGATCACTGGCTCAAGCCCCACCCATGCGGGCATGCCCACTGTTCCAGGGGTGGTCCCAGAGGAAGACTCCACCCTGTCGGTGTCAGAGATGGATGGCGGGACAGGAAGTTGCAGCGTTGCCGAGTCACGGGGAGGAAGTGACCCGGGCAGTGCCCTTTCCGGGAGAACCTTTACTGAGCAGCCGGCCGGGTCGGTCACAGATTCGATGGTGCTCAGGGACTTCCAGGCCCAGAACCGACGGCTGCTGCCCAACTTCAAGAACCCACTACACGTCATTGACGGACCGGAGCATCGCTACTTTGTGGGCATCATTGACATCTTCACTGTCTACAGCTTCAAGAAGAGGCTGGAGCATTGGTGGAAGAGACTGCGGCACCCAGGGCAGGCCTTCTCCACCGTCAGCCCCACCTCTTACTGCCTTAGGCTCTGCCAGTGGGTACAGGACCACACCAAGTAG